One genomic region from Opisthocomus hoazin isolate bOpiHoa1 chromosome Z, bOpiHoa1.hap1, whole genome shotgun sequence encodes:
- the INIP gene encoding SOSS complex subunit C, which yields MAANPSGQGFQNKNRVAILAELDKEKRKLLMQNQSSTNHPGASIALGRSPLNKDFRDHAEQQHIAAQQKAALQHAHAHSSGYFITQDSAFGNLILPVLPRLEAE from the exons ATGGCAGCAAATCCTTCGGGACAAG GTTTCCAGAATAAAAATAGGGTTGCAATCCTGGCAGAACTAGACAAGGAGAAGAGAAAGTTACTTATGCAAAACCAGTCTTCCACAAATCACCCTGGAGCCAG CATTGCACTTGGAAGGTCACCACTGAACAAGGATTTCCGTGATcatgctgagcagcagcacatcGCAGCACAACAGAAGGCTGCACTGCAG caCGCACACGCACATTCCTCAGGATACTTCATAACTCAAGACTCTGCATTTGGAAATCTTATTCTTCCTGTCTTACCTCGACTTGAGGCAGAATGA